A window from Nitrosopumilus adriaticus encodes these proteins:
- the hisI gene encoding phosphoribosyl-AMP cyclohydrolase, which yields MQKSIDDIDFEKSGGLVPVIVQDANTKDVLTLAYTNKESLTLAKKTGNSWFWSRSRNKLWMKGEESGNTQKIKEILVDCDYDAIIYLVEPSGPACHLGEKICFHNSLEK from the coding sequence ATGCAGAAATCAATTGATGATATAGATTTTGAAAAAAGTGGAGGTCTTGTTCCAGTAATTGTTCAGGATGCAAACACAAAAGATGTTTTGACTCTAGCTTATACAAACAAGGAATCTCTGACATTAGCAAAAAAAACTGGTAACTCTTGGTTTTGGAGTCGTTCAAGGAATAAATTATGGATGAAAGGAGAAGAATCAGGAAATACACAAAAGATTAAGGAAATTTTAGTTGATTGTGATTATGATGCAATAATTTATCTTGTAGAACCATCAGGCCCTGCATGTCATTTGGGTGAAAAAATCTGTTTTCATAATTCTTTAGAAAAATAA
- the hisB gene encoding imidazoleglycerol-phosphate dehydratase HisB has product MAPRKASINRNTKETNVQVSVNIDGFGKTNIKTGINFLDHLIVSFGKHGMMDLKINAKSNDGIEHHLIEDTAITLGQAIDKALGSRVGITRFSYASVPMDESLSEASIDLIKRPFWKSTLLIKRNKIEDVSKEDLEHFFQSLLQNLNSCIHLTVKYGDNDHHKVEAAIKSLAVAFRNASTKDKKQKGIPSTKGSM; this is encoded by the coding sequence ATGGCCCCCAGAAAAGCATCAATCAATCGAAATACCAAGGAAACTAACGTTCAAGTATCTGTAAATATTGATGGATTTGGAAAAACAAACATCAAAACTGGTATTAATTTTCTTGATCATCTAATTGTATCTTTTGGAAAACATGGTATGATGGATTTAAAAATTAATGCCAAATCCAACGATGGGATTGAGCACCATCTAATTGAAGATACTGCAATTACACTGGGACAAGCAATTGACAAAGCATTAGGATCTCGAGTCGGAATAACTAGATTTAGCTATGCCTCAGTTCCCATGGATGAATCTCTATCTGAAGCATCTATTGATTTGATAAAGCGTCCCTTTTGGAAATCAACTCTATTAATCAAACGAAATAAAATTGAAGATGTCTCAAAAGAAGATCTTGAACATTTTTTCCAATCATTACTGCAAAATCTGAATAGTTGTATTCATCTTACTGTAAAATATGGGGATAATGATCACCACAAAGTTGAAGCTGCCATTAAATCACTTGCTGTTGCATTTAGAAATGCATCTACAAAAGACAAAAAACAAAAAGGAATTCCAAGTACTAAAGGTTCAATGTAA
- a CDS encoding HAD family hydrolase: protein MTLTKKSDGVYIDEASIDVLDEIDAVIFDCDGVLIDITKSYDLAIIKTTKYILETFAKINNTIDVNFQIIDGFKSSGGFNDEVDLTYAAIISLFAANKLQKDPSTFIFDVIKNSDSTGIESVEKYIENLTDISEIKNQLSYPGSHHENILYQNFDQIFYGPGLYEKLFRKPSKFSAPGLIEQDDVILNDSLLEKLQNKFDSKIAMVTGRGKESVRYSLKELLQKFNLKNSIFLEDESRDLAKPNPKSLLDAISGMSSASTLYVGDSMEDFIMAKKSTDLGHKTIFCGIIGTSKNPQEKLELFERNGAILALDSINLLPKVLNLE from the coding sequence ATGACTTTAACAAAAAAATCTGATGGGGTTTACATTGATGAAGCAAGTATTGATGTATTAGATGAAATAGATGCTGTGATATTTGATTGTGATGGTGTGTTAATTGACATCACAAAATCATATGATTTGGCAATAATTAAAACTACGAAATACATTCTAGAAACTTTTGCAAAAATAAATAACACTATAGATGTTAATTTTCAAATAATTGATGGATTCAAATCTTCTGGTGGATTCAATGATGAAGTTGATCTCACATACGCTGCAATAATTTCTCTCTTTGCAGCAAACAAATTACAAAAAGATCCCTCTACTTTTATTTTTGATGTGATAAAAAATTCTGATTCTACAGGTATTGAGTCTGTAGAAAAATATATTGAAAATCTAACTGATATATCTGAAATCAAAAATCAATTATCATACCCTGGTTCACATCATGAAAATATTTTATATCAAAATTTTGATCAAATTTTTTATGGTCCTGGATTATATGAGAAATTATTTAGAAAGCCATCTAAATTTAGTGCTCCTGGCTTAATTGAACAAGATGATGTGATTTTAAATGACTCATTACTTGAAAAATTACAAAATAAATTTGATTCAAAAATTGCAATGGTTACTGGTAGGGGAAAAGAATCTGTTAGATACTCATTAAAGGAATTATTGCAGAAATTTAATTTAAAAAATTCTATATTTCTTGAAGATGAATCACGAGATTTAGCAAAACCCAATCCTAAATCTCTCTTAGATGCAATTAGTGGTATGAGTAGTGCTAGCACATTATATGTAGGAGATTCAATGGAGGATTTTATCATGGCAAAGAAATCCACTGATTTAGGACACAAAACTATTTTTTGTGGAATTATAGGTACAAGTAAAAATCCTCAAGAAAAACTTGAGTTATTTGAGAGAAATGGTGCTATATTGGCGTTGGACTCAATTAACTTGCTTCCAAAGGTATTAAATTTAGAATAA
- the hisA gene encoding 1-(5-phosphoribosyl)-5-[(5-phosphoribosylamino)methylideneamino]imidazole-4-carboxamide isomerase encodes MKIIPAIDLMDGQVVRLYKGDPKQKTVYSDDPIEIAKKWEVNGADMLHIVDLDATLGLGSNIPIIKKILEHITIPVEVAGGLRDESLILDLIKICDRVVIGTLAFKDKKLLKKLLLSLGPEKIVISVDHKDGEIVIHGWQDKTEIKLIDSIKEFLDMGFTEFLLTNITRDGTMEGPDLVFLEQACNLEKTNIIASGGISNVNDVKDVKEKNPYGVILGKALYENKITIEGAKKIK; translated from the coding sequence ATGAAAATTATTCCTGCAATTGATTTAATGGATGGGCAAGTAGTTCGACTTTACAAGGGTGATCCAAAACAAAAAACTGTGTATAGTGATGACCCAATAGAAATTGCAAAAAAATGGGAAGTCAATGGTGCTGATATGCTGCACATCGTTGATTTGGATGCAACTTTAGGGTTGGGATCGAACATTCCGATTATTAAGAAAATTCTAGAACATATTACAATACCTGTTGAAGTTGCTGGAGGTTTAAGAGATGAATCATTAATTTTAGATCTGATCAAAATATGTGATAGGGTCGTAATTGGTACTTTGGCATTTAAAGACAAAAAATTACTCAAAAAATTACTTTTATCTTTAGGTCCTGAAAAAATTGTAATCTCGGTTGATCACAAAGATGGTGAAATAGTAATTCATGGATGGCAAGATAAGACTGAAATAAAATTAATTGATTCTATCAAAGAATTTCTTGATATGGGTTTTACAGAATTTTTATTGACAAATATAACTCGTGATGGAACTATGGAGGGTCCAGACTTGGTATTTTTAGAACAGGCTTGTAATCTTGAAAAAACAAATATTATTGCAAGTGGTGGGATATCAAATGTTAATGATGTTAAAGATGTTAAAGAAAAAAACCCCTATGGTGTAATACTTGGAAAAGCTCTTTATGAAAATAAGATTACAATAGAAGGGGCAAAGAAAATAAAATGA
- the hisD gene encoding histidinol dehydrogenase: MRIIKVTNIEKFVSEILPKQPQKNKSIVESILKNVKKNGDKAIRKYEKQFSNATVSSFRLSKVEIKNAYSKVSKSELDALRLAKRRLEKTESTIKSLLKNITINNDGIKIIKKFIPNQSIGCYIPGGLARYPSSAIMSIIPAKVAGVPKIVVVSPPNSDGKIDPLTVVAADICGADEIYKTGGVQAIAALSFGTKTIPKVDKIVGPGGAFVTTAKSLVSEQIGIDMLAGPTELGIIADSSANSKFIALDLISQAEHSSDTFCYLITTSEKLAKSVNTVISDLLPKIQRANFVKASLKNNGFIAICKTQSDVVKLANILSPEHLQVMTKNPESISSKLTTSGLILLGHDTPSSASDYVLGSNHILPTNGFGKIRGSLSVLDFIKISTQVKCSKSSLIKLSKHLQVLTTSEGLFNHYESVRGRLQ; encoded by the coding sequence ATGAGAATAATCAAAGTAACTAATATTGAAAAATTTGTATCTGAAATCCTTCCAAAACAGCCTCAAAAAAACAAGTCCATCGTTGAATCAATTCTAAAAAATGTAAAAAAAAATGGTGATAAAGCGATACGAAAATATGAAAAACAATTCAGTAACGCAACTGTCTCTTCATTTCGTTTATCTAAAGTTGAAATAAAAAATGCATACTCTAAGGTATCAAAATCCGAACTTGATGCATTACGATTAGCAAAAAGAAGATTAGAAAAAACTGAATCAACAATCAAGTCTCTCTTAAAAAACATAACAATTAACAATGATGGAATTAAAATCATCAAAAAATTTATTCCAAATCAAAGTATTGGTTGCTACATCCCAGGAGGTTTGGCCAGATATCCCAGTTCTGCCATTATGTCGATAATTCCAGCAAAGGTTGCAGGAGTTCCTAAAATTGTAGTGGTATCTCCACCAAACTCTGATGGTAAAATTGATCCATTGACAGTTGTTGCTGCAGATATTTGTGGTGCAGATGAAATTTACAAAACAGGTGGTGTTCAAGCAATTGCCGCGTTATCTTTTGGAACAAAAACAATTCCTAAAGTTGATAAAATAGTTGGTCCTGGAGGTGCCTTTGTAACTACTGCAAAATCTCTGGTTAGTGAACAAATCGGAATTGATATGCTAGCAGGCCCTACTGAATTGGGAATTATTGCAGATAGTTCTGCAAATTCAAAATTTATTGCATTGGATTTGATTTCACAAGCAGAACATAGCAGTGATACTTTTTGCTATCTTATTACCACTTCAGAAAAACTTGCAAAGTCTGTAAATACTGTAATTTCTGATTTATTACCAAAAATTCAAAGAGCCAATTTTGTAAAAGCAAGTCTAAAAAATAATGGATTTATTGCAATTTGTAAAACACAATCTGATGTTGTCAAACTTGCAAATATCTTATCACCTGAACATTTGCAAGTAATGACAAAAAATCCTGAATCAATTTCCTCAAAATTAACCACTTCTGGTCTTATTCTACTTGGACATGATACTCCATCTTCTGCTAGTGACTATGTTTTAGGCTCTAATCATATCCTTCCTACTAACGGATTTGGAAAAATTCGAGGGTCACTTTCAGTTTTGGATTTTATCAAAATAAGTACTCAGGTGAAATGCTCAAAATCATCATTGATAAAACTTTCAAAACATCTACAAGTTCTAACAACATCAGAAGGTCTGTTCAATCATTATGAATCAGTTAGAGGTAGATTGCAATGA
- a CDS encoding PQQ-dependent sugar dehydrogenase: MDKKIQIIAVVGAIIFSVLVLTSPNDPIPLPKPISNSQNDFVTILAENLDKPRAIAISDNRIFVTEKDGFIRVIEDGNLLESPLAAFRPANVFDGGLLGITLHPNFSNNHYIYVFLTYEEDGNLWNKIMRITESENKLQDAEIIFDKIPGSSFTNGGFIKFGPDRKLYVGTGTVSDASHLPQELDSLSGKILRLNDDGTIPTDNPFPDSPVYSLGHRNPQGMTWDDDGNMFVAEFGPEKNDEINIIQAGKNYGWPEQECSGNENYEDAILCYDPSIEPGGILFYSGDKIDFEFPFIMASMRSANLYQVDFEDGLSSQKSILSGIGRVRDVVEGNDGSLYVITSNTDGKGFPDRMDDKLLRIVK; the protein is encoded by the coding sequence GTGGATAAAAAAATACAAATCATTGCAGTTGTTGGAGCTATAATATTTTCCGTATTGGTTTTAACATCTCCAAATGATCCTATTCCATTACCAAAACCCATTTCTAATTCTCAAAATGATTTTGTAACTATTCTAGCTGAAAATCTTGACAAACCACGTGCAATTGCAATTTCAGATAATAGAATTTTTGTTACCGAAAAGGATGGATTCATCAGAGTTATTGAAGATGGAAATCTATTAGAATCACCACTTGCTGCATTTCGTCCTGCAAATGTATTTGATGGAGGATTATTGGGAATCACACTTCATCCAAATTTTTCAAATAATCATTACATCTATGTATTTTTGACATATGAAGAAGATGGGAATTTGTGGAATAAAATTATGAGAATTACAGAATCTGAAAATAAATTACAAGACGCTGAAATAATTTTTGATAAAATTCCTGGTTCTTCTTTTACTAATGGTGGTTTTATAAAATTTGGACCTGATAGAAAATTATACGTTGGCACCGGAACAGTTTCAGATGCATCACACCTTCCACAGGAACTTGATTCTTTATCTGGAAAAATTTTAAGGCTAAATGATGATGGAACAATTCCTACTGATAATCCGTTTCCAGATTCACCAGTTTACTCTTTAGGACACAGAAATCCACAAGGAATGACATGGGATGATGATGGAAACATGTTTGTAGCAGAATTTGGACCTGAAAAAAATGATGAAATCAATATTATTCAAGCAGGAAAGAACTATGGTTGGCCTGAACAGGAATGCTCAGGAAATGAAAATTATGAAGATGCCATTTTGTGTTATGACCCTAGTATTGAGCCTGGAGGTATCTTGTTTTATTCTGGTGATAAGATTGATTTTGAGTTTCCATTTATTATGGCCTCAATGAGATCTGCAAATCTATACCAAGTAGACTTTGAGGACGGTCTAAGTTCACAAAAATCAATCCTTAGTGGTATTGGGCGAGTTCGTGATGTAGTTGAGGGCAATGATGGAAGTCTTTATGTAATTACTTCCAATACTGATGGCAAAGGTTTTCCAGATAGAATGGATGATAAATTATTGAGGATAGTAAAATAA
- the hisH gene encoding imidazole glycerol phosphate synthase subunit HisH, whose product MVRVAIFDYGAGNIFSLKNSLEKSGATVNVITNFDEPNNYSGLLLPGVGNFDPAINSIRNYSKTEFKDYVGDMPVLGICLGMEMFFEKSEEGKEKGLNVINGEVIVLPPSLKVPHMGWNDLEIKRPGKILEGVDDGSWVYFVHSYRVKPNSDSVITAVSDYGIKVPAVVEQDNFIGTQFHPEKSSSVGKIMIENFLDVCKK is encoded by the coding sequence ATGGTCAGAGTAGCAATTTTTGATTATGGAGCTGGAAATATTTTCAGCCTAAAAAATTCTTTAGAAAAATCAGGAGCAACAGTAAATGTAATTACAAATTTTGATGAACCTAACAATTATTCCGGTTTATTGCTTCCGGGTGTAGGAAACTTTGATCCTGCTATTAACAGTATTCGAAATTATTCTAAAACTGAATTCAAAGATTATGTGGGGGATATGCCTGTACTTGGAATTTGCCTTGGAATGGAAATGTTTTTTGAAAAGAGTGAAGAAGGAAAAGAAAAGGGATTGAATGTCATTAATGGTGAAGTAATTGTATTACCTCCATCTCTAAAAGTTCCTCATATGGGTTGGAATGATCTTGAAATAAAAAGACCCGGAAAGATCCTTGAGGGTGTTGATGATGGTTCATGGGTTTACTTTGTACACTCTTACAGAGTAAAACCTAATTCTGATAGTGTAATCACTGCAGTCTCTGATTATGGAATTAAAGTTCCAGCAGTAGTTGAGCAAGACAATTTTATTGGAACTCAATTCCACCCTGAAAAATCAAGTTCTGTTGGAAAAATAATGATTGAGAATTTTCTTGATGTGTGTAAAAAATGA
- the hisC gene encoding histidinol-phosphate transaminase: protein MKKNWFDEKIKKYSLIGGYKKPELLKDAVKLDSNENYVIPKQFQNDILLSAKKNSDVREYPLGGVERLIDMISKFIKIPSSMIGIGNGSDQILDLILSNFASKDTKVLTSNPTFGFFEERCKLYSIPMMAIPFSDNMELDIKDFIQQSKDADILYLDSPNNPTGFQFPKTGLQKLIKSFDGLVIIDEAYGEFSDYSLANMVKTHENLIVVQTLSKSFGLAGLRLGYFIANKKFTDTFMSVLQYPYPLSTITIESGILALEKSNLMNDAVQNIKTERKRIIENLHKYDSFEVFDSKANFVLFDAHGSYKRVFTALAEQGISIRKLGKIGNHEGCLRVSIGTKEMNSKFLLAIRDLLG, encoded by the coding sequence ATGAAAAAAAATTGGTTTGATGAAAAAATCAAAAAATATTCTTTAATTGGAGGATATAAAAAACCTGAACTACTCAAAGATGCTGTAAAACTTGATTCAAATGAAAATTATGTGATTCCAAAACAATTTCAAAATGACATACTGTTATCAGCTAAAAAAAATTCTGATGTGAGAGAATACCCATTGGGAGGGGTAGAAAGATTAATTGACATGATATCTAAGTTCATAAAAATTCCTTCTTCAATGATAGGGATAGGAAATGGCTCTGATCAAATTTTAGATTTGATACTTTCAAACTTTGCATCAAAAGATACCAAAGTCCTTACATCCAACCCTACATTTGGATTTTTTGAAGAACGCTGCAAACTATATTCAATTCCGATGATGGCTATCCCCTTTTCAGATAATATGGAACTAGACATAAAAGATTTCATTCAACAATCAAAAGATGCGGATATTCTTTATCTTGATTCCCCAAACAATCCAACTGGATTTCAATTTCCAAAAACTGGATTACAAAAACTCATCAAATCTTTTGACGGTCTTGTAATAATTGATGAGGCATATGGAGAATTTAGTGATTACTCTCTTGCCAATATGGTAAAAACTCATGAAAATTTAATTGTTGTTCAGACACTATCAAAATCATTTGGTTTGGCAGGACTTAGATTGGGATATTTTATTGCAAATAAGAAATTCACTGATACTTTTATGAGTGTACTTCAATATCCCTACCCTCTAAGTACTATTACTATAGAATCTGGAATTTTAGCTTTAGAAAAATCAAATCTAATGAATGATGCAGTACAGAACATCAAAACTGAAAGAAAGAGAATAATTGAAAATCTCCATAAATATGATTCCTTTGAAGTCTTTGATTCCAAGGCCAATTTTGTGCTTTTTGATGCTCATGGCTCATACAAACGAGTATTTACTGCACTTGCAGAACAAGGCATCTCAATTCGTAAATTAGGAAAAATTGGCAATCATGAAGGATGTCTTAGAGTTTCAATAGGTACTAAAGAGATGAATTCAAAGTTCTTACTTGCAATCCGTGATTTATTGGGATGA
- the hisG gene encoding ATP phosphoribosyltransferase, which translates to MTDVKFAIPKGSLEDATFKLLEKSWTKVNRKSRTYRVFLDDPSIIVKMLRPQEIPTMVAEGLYDVGITGKDWVGETNSDVEAILDLEYGKIKLVIAFPDQYRYKNLDDMIADYGKKKKTLRISSEYLTTASKFLKQSKSYKKYHGTKDPLIVTPWVRLGINKSVQIHLSFGATEAKPPEDVDAIMDVTETGTTLKQNKLKIVDEVLTSTAHLIVNKKSLKDPKKREKIFDIVTLMRGAVHGRKYLHIYLNVEEKNLKKLLAEMPSLKKPTISPLSEEGWFGINTVIKKEEFHKLIPKLRKIAQGLVVHEPRQILELEEIKRDEEN; encoded by the coding sequence ATGACTGATGTAAAATTTGCAATTCCCAAAGGGAGTTTAGAAGATGCAACTTTCAAATTATTAGAAAAATCTTGGACAAAAGTTAATCGAAAGAGTAGAACCTATAGGGTCTTCTTGGATGATCCGAGTATTATTGTAAAGATGCTTAGACCTCAAGAAATTCCAACTATGGTTGCAGAAGGATTGTATGATGTTGGGATTACTGGAAAGGATTGGGTAGGAGAAACAAATTCTGACGTTGAAGCTATTTTAGATTTAGAATATGGAAAAATTAAATTAGTAATTGCCTTTCCTGATCAATATCGTTATAAAAATCTCGATGATATGATTGCAGATTATGGAAAAAAGAAAAAAACACTTCGCATTTCATCAGAATACCTTACAACAGCTTCCAAATTTTTAAAACAATCAAAATCTTACAAAAAATATCATGGTACCAAAGATCCACTAATTGTAACACCGTGGGTAAGATTAGGGATAAACAAAAGTGTTCAAATTCATCTGTCTTTTGGTGCAACTGAAGCAAAACCACCTGAGGATGTTGATGCTATTATGGATGTTACTGAAACTGGAACTACATTAAAACAAAATAAACTCAAAATTGTTGATGAGGTTCTAACATCTACTGCACATTTGATTGTAAACAAAAAATCTCTAAAAGATCCCAAAAAACGTGAAAAAATATTTGATATTGTCACTCTCATGAGAGGTGCAGTTCATGGTAGAAAATATTTACACATTTACCTAAACGTAGAGGAAAAAAATCTCAAGAAACTTTTAGCAGAAATGCCTTCACTCAAAAAGCCCACTATTAGCCCATTAAGTGAAGAAGGATGGTTTGGAATAAACACAGTGATAAAAAAAGAAGAATTTCATAAACTAATTCCTAAACTCCGAAAGATTGCTCAAGGTCTTGTAGTTCACGAACCCCGCCAAATTCTTGAGCTTGAGGAGATCAAGCGTGACGAAGAAAATTGA
- a CDS encoding hydroxymethylglutaryl-CoA reductase, degradative — MSDSSISKLFEKTRKERLEIVANFANLSSDEIKILQSDNGGISFDKADKMVENAIGTFSLPLGIATNFKINGKDYIVPMVIEEPSVIAAASKGAKVARIKGGFEVSALESYSIGQIQVLDVDIPTAIKAIENSKNKILDLANSKSNTLSKMGKGAKEISCKEIDAPSGKMLIVELLIDVGDAMGANVTNTMCEAVSPLIEKISGGRALLRILSNYSTRRIAKAKAVFEKEAVGGDEVVDNIILAFEFADNDVYRAVTHNKGIMNGTIAVANAVGQDSRAIEAAANAYAAESGRYRSLSKWSKDDEGNLVGTLEIPLSVGIVGGIANVHPVAKVCTKVLGVKTAQELACVMTATGLAQNYSAIRALATEGIQKGHMRLHARNLAAAAGATTEQIDDIVQKMIEEKKISLDRAKELLEQI; from the coding sequence ATGTCAGATTCATCAATTTCAAAATTATTTGAAAAAACAAGAAAAGAAAGACTAGAGATTGTAGCAAATTTTGCAAATCTATCTAGTGATGAAATTAAAATTTTACAAAGTGATAATGGAGGAATTTCTTTTGATAAAGCAGATAAAATGGTTGAAAATGCAATAGGTACATTTTCTTTACCTTTGGGAATTGCAACAAATTTCAAGATTAATGGTAAAGACTACATTGTTCCGATGGTTATTGAAGAGCCGTCAGTAATTGCGGCAGCTTCAAAAGGTGCAAAAGTTGCACGAATAAAAGGAGGGTTTGAAGTTTCAGCACTAGAATCTTACAGTATTGGTCAGATACAAGTTTTAGATGTTGATATTCCTACGGCAATCAAAGCAATTGAAAATTCTAAAAACAAAATTTTAGATTTGGCAAATTCTAAAAGTAACACTCTATCAAAAATGGGGAAAGGTGCCAAAGAGATTTCTTGTAAAGAAATTGATGCACCTTCAGGGAAAATGCTAATTGTTGAACTCTTAATTGATGTAGGTGATGCCATGGGGGCAAATGTTACAAATACCATGTGTGAGGCAGTTTCCCCATTAATTGAAAAGATATCTGGTGGTAGAGCACTACTTCGTATATTGTCAAATTATTCAACTAGAAGAATTGCAAAGGCAAAAGCAGTGTTTGAAAAAGAAGCAGTTGGAGGAGATGAAGTTGTTGATAACATTATCCTGGCCTTTGAATTTGCAGATAATGATGTGTATCGAGCAGTTACTCACAACAAAGGAATTATGAATGGAACAATTGCTGTTGCAAATGCTGTTGGCCAAGATAGTAGGGCCATAGAAGCTGCTGCAAACGCTTATGCTGCAGAATCTGGAAGATATCGCTCCCTTAGTAAGTGGAGTAAAGATGATGAAGGGAATTTAGTTGGAACTTTGGAAATTCCCCTCTCAGTTGGAATTGTTGGTGGAATTGCTAATGTTCATCCTGTAGCCAAAGTTTGCACAAAAGTTCTTGGAGTAAAAACTGCACAAGAACTTGCATGTGTGATGACTGCTACAGGATTGGCCCAAAATTACAGTGCTATTCGTGCTCTTGCAACTGAGGGAATTCAAAAAGGTCACATGCGTCTTCATGCTAGAAATCTGGCCGCAGCAGCAGGAGCTACTACTGAACAAATTGATGATATTGTTCAAAAAATGATTGAAGAAAAGAAAATTTCACTTGATAGGGCTAAAGAATTACTTGAGCAAATTTAA
- the hisF gene encoding imidazole glycerol phosphate synthase subunit HisF: MTLTKRIIPCLDIKDGRVVKGLNFESIKDAGDPVELAAKYSDEGADELVFLDITASDEKRETIKDLVRKVASVIDIPFTVGGGVNSLEDARNILLNGADKVGVNTGAIKNPQLVTELMELFGRQCVVVAIDAKKNFTIKENVTIFSEDDRKFWFEVFIYGGKKGTGIDAIHWAKKVDHLGAGEILLTSIDKDGTKDGYDILLTKSIVDSVSIPVIASGGCGKPDDVVDVFKKTNVDAALAASIFHYETHGVEGVKVFLKEKDIPVRL, from the coding sequence ATGACTCTAACAAAGAGGATCATTCCTTGTCTTGATATAAAAGATGGTAGAGTAGTAAAAGGACTCAATTTCGAATCAATAAAAGATGCCGGTGATCCTGTTGAATTGGCAGCAAAGTATAGTGATGAAGGTGCTGATGAATTAGTATTTTTAGATATTACTGCCTCAGATGAAAAAAGAGAAACAATCAAAGATTTAGTTAGAAAAGTTGCATCAGTCATTGATATTCCATTTACTGTAGGGGGTGGTGTGAATTCCTTAGAGGACGCACGAAATATTTTACTTAATGGTGCTGACAAGGTGGGTGTTAATACGGGTGCAATAAAAAATCCTCAACTTGTAACTGAACTAATGGAATTATTTGGTCGTCAATGTGTAGTAGTTGCAATTGATGCTAAAAAAAATTTTACTATTAAAGAAAATGTAACCATTTTTTCTGAAGATGATAGAAAATTTTGGTTTGAAGTTTTTATTTATGGTGGAAAAAAAGGCACTGGAATTGATGCAATTCATTGGGCAAAAAAAGTAGATCATCTGGGTGCTGGTGAAATCCTCCTTACTAGTATTGACAAAGACGGCACAAAAGATGGTTATGATATTTTACTTACAAAATCAATCGTGGATTCTGTATCAATACCTGTAATTGCTTCTGGTGGTTGTGGAAAACCAGATGATGTGGTTGATGTATTTAAAAAAACAAATGTAGATGCTGCTTTGGCAGCTTCTATTTTTCACTATGAAACTCATGGGGTAGAGGGTGTGAAAGTATTTCTAAAAGAAAAAGACATTCCTGTAAGGTTATAA